The Rattus norvegicus strain BN/NHsdMcwi chromosome 2, GRCr8, whole genome shotgun sequence nucleotide sequence CTGCTGAAGAGTTGTAAAAGggtttttgaaaattatttatttggaaaatattaaCAATTTGTGGAATTGTGAGATTAGTCCAGTAGTACAGCCAAAGAACAATGAACAGGGAGGAAATGGTATTCTTGCCCATAAGAAGGAACTGTTACAAAGAAATTGTACATTCAACTGAACATTATTGTTAAATTATGCTTTTGGAAAAGTAAAAAATATtccttaaaatttcaaaattgaaGATAAGTTTACGAGCAATGTGCTGTATCTGTAGAACGAATTTCAGAAGTTGTGGTCTCTCTGAAGTCACACTATGTGCTGTATGTGTAGAAGTAACACAATGTGCTGTATCTGTAGAACCAATTTCAGAAGTTGTAGCCTTTCTGAAGTCACACTATATGCTGTATGTGTAGAAGTAACACAATGTGCTGTATCTGTAGAACCAATTTCAGAAGTTGTAGCCTCTCTGAAGTCACACTAACATTTGTATTTGGGACACAGTGGCCCTGTGGCATTTCTTACCATAATATCTTAAATATAGTTGATGAAAAATAAGCCTTCATTGGTTTTATTGCCTAAAATTCCTTCCATAGGATACTTACTACCAATAGCAATCATTCAGTTCAGCTTAAGGACAGCTCTTCTGTTTCTAGAGGGATTATCATCCTTCAGTAAACAAGTCCAGTTATCTAGAAAGAGTTTGCAGCACTGATGGGAGGAGCAGTGAAATGATGACCACAGGGGCATATTTTACACTTCAGGTTAAACATCATCTGTGAGCGTGGGTCTGCAAGTAGGGAAAGGGCATCGTGGAAATGCAAAGCACTTGGTTCTATTGAGAATCCCTTCCAGTGTGGATGTGTGACAATAAGCTAAAGCAGTCTATGCGTTTCTAATGGTATGACCCTTTAGTGCAGTTCCTCCTGTCGCGGGGACCACCAACCATAAggttatttcattgttacttgCTGACTgtgattttgctgctgttatgaatcgtaatgtaattatctgatatgcaatctatCTGATATGCGGCTACAAAGGGGTTGAGAATCAATGGCCTaaagtaagagagaaagaagaatctaTTAGTATCAGAACAGTTTCGTTTCTAAGGGATGTTATTAAATGTGTGCTTGTTTAGTTACAGGGATTGGCTaagtgaagaaagagaaaaattgtCAAGGAGAAGGGTGTAGATTACAGAAGGTTTGGATTACAGAAAAGCAACCAGTGGCTATAGTCTCTATAATGAGAATGGTGAACAATCAGTTATGTGCTGTTTGTGCTGGTCTATATCCTTTTCTCTCTTACTGCTTTCCTCCATAGCTCAAATTATTCTAAGCAACCTGCTGCAAATATTATTTATGTGAAAATGTTTCATCTTATTAGGAGAATGTGGCGTATATcaggtataaaaaaaaaatctttcagatTTACACACTCCGCAATAAACAGGAGAGTCCCAGAACTGTGAAAGAAACACTTGCCAAGTCCCTGAAGAACCAATTCATTAACACATGTGTTTACAgctatggtgtttgtgtgtgtgtgcatgtgtgtgtgtgtgtgtctgtgtgtgtgtatgagagagagagagagagagagagagaggaagagagagagagagagagagagagagagagagagagagagagagagagagaaagagagaatacaTCCAAGAATTCCAGACACTTGTGAGCTCTTGACATTCTTGGgcaaagtaacttttattcaccagatatAATTGTCATATTCAAGACTTACTTCTGAATAAGcttaccctttctagttctttctgaactctggctggctggttcaacttaaCTGTTCTGGCtcgaactcctctccaagctgactgattcagtttAGCTTCTCTTAGCTTCTCACCGAATTGTTCTGTTTGCTATCAGACGAACttatttgttctaatcttctagctGCTTCTTactctctggcttcaactgcctctgctgacctacACTTAACTGCATGGAATTGTTAATGAACTCAACTCCAGtgcactgcactcactgcactgactcccaactgaccCTAGCTGACTCTCAACTGCCTGTACCAAAGAACTCCTCTCAACTGAACTCAACTGTTTGCACTACACTGACTATATAGAATTGAACAGAATTCCACTCAGTTGAACTCCACTCCATTCTCTCCATGCTCCTTTAAAGTGGGTGTTCTCCTGAGAGTTGAACACATCCTATCTCTTACTCATTCTCtaaagtctttctctgattcatcaggctgtctgtccctcaattagaTATTATTGTTTAGGACTAAAAGTATGTAAGTAAATACacactaagggcatgtctgtattccagccaggggATTAGAGGTGTGTTGCTGGTCCAACTCTGCCCTGTGGCTGGACACTGGTAGTTTGACTACCCTAATCCCATGCCTATTGGGGGACAGAGCTTGATGAATGAGATAGTCCATGGTTCTAAGCAGTTTATTGGTTATTTGTGGCAGAAAATGGATGCATAATGTGCCACACCCACTTCTCAGGATGACCCTgtgattaaatatcttttgcaggaATGAATGTCTGGGAAAgggagcttattggctaaaccgtcaggtacctcattagcatggaaaaCGCTATTTTGGGCCTATGTGACCATAGAAcatgttgttattatttttttttatgtgaggaGCATGGCACAGGTTCCAGGTTAGGAATCTGGCAGGGAATGAAGTGTCAGGTCTCAGGTATTTGCCCAGTGAGTCTCCAGGTCTCAGTCTACTCTACCTTAAACTCCCTGGAATGGTTTTACAGTCAAACAGTACATggcatgtctgtattctagcAGGATCACACAGACCTATATCTCTGGATTTGATCAGAATAGACATAATGTTggcttaaaatttttctatatccctggGATTTAGTATAGTCTAAGGTAATATTTCTTGTATCTAACTGTTGGGGTCCAGAAATTGCCTcaaaaaccacatgaacaccGATTTCAGTCAGACGAGGATAGTTTATTGAGCAAATGCCCCAGGACTAATTGACCAGGGCCATGGTCCAGATTAGGGAAATGAGCCATGATCCTGAGTCCTATAGGACTTTTAAGCCCTGAATCCACAAACATTTGTAccaagttattccaccaatcaAGATTTAGGGATAGAGGGATTTTCCTAGGAACATGTCTTTTCTTTGTAGTACACTTATCTAGCTCCTATTGATTAGGGTAGTCAACtatggcaggggacttgccttgtttAATATGCGTGTCCTAAATTGTCTACCTAAATGGatcttgtctaacattcatgtcatAACTAGCCAACCAGGATGTCATGTCTCTTTACCCacatacatgtctctttctgccaaattggatgtcagttcccagggaggtcttagAAACTTAAAGTTCACTCGATATTCCAGATAGTTTCTTATATTGGCACAGTTGTCTCTTTTATGTTGGGATCCATCCCAGGGGGCAGCCTTTACCATAAAAGTTTATACCCAGGTGCAGAAAGTGCTGGTGGGTAGTTAGTTTAGGTCCAAActtattgtgggtaactataTAAAACAGCTCTACTGATTTCTATCATGATTGGTCTCCAAAGGCACAGCACATAACAGAATATATAAACAGtcttggcattagaaagtttcctagtatcagcagaaacatatgagaaagtttcctggaaggctagccaggtaactgtttcctaggccttaacattttacATAGGCCTTAATATTTAACCTAGGCCCTAACACTAACAAAGTTCTAGCTAGCATATGGTTATActgtctgcaaacacacacacacacacacacacacacacacacacacacacacacacacagacatacacacacacacaatgtacatgGGGAAGAGGTTTCAGACCATCACCAGGCACAAGTTTATAACAAAAAAACCACTGATAAGACTCCCATCCTTAAAGGCACTCTTTAACAGAGATAAGTAGCGTTAAAGGCAGATCAAACCAGCAAAGTCAGACTTTTTCTTCTCAGTATTCAATACAACTCAATgtccatgttttaaaatatttacttttgtaaTCTCTATAATTTTGTCTTCATGCACAATTATAAAAGGTCAGTAAGTTTATTATTACTGTGTTGAAGGGATCATGCTACTTATAAAAAGGTCTGTATAATTAGATTTGGTAATGATTACAGCTCAGTAATAGAAAAAAGTGGTCGGAGTTTGTGATTTCTAGAGAGTAGACTGCCTGAAGAACTATGTGAAACAGCTGAAATAATGTATGTTAGTCATGGATGAAGCCTTGGAATTTGCCTTGATTAATTCTGTGGATGTTTGGCTCACTTATATACATTGAAAAGCTCATTGGAATTAGTATTATACAGAAGACAATTTTTCTAGTGGGGATGGGCGACGGTACAGACAAGTGCTTATCTAAATCTAAAATTTGGTATTAGATCTGTTAGTTAGTAGACAACTTcaaaaatttggaaaaaaatacacaaatgaaTATATCCTGAGGAAATGGCATGGTCCATTTTATTACTGATcattagtggtgtgtgtgtgtgtgtgtgtgtgtgtgtgtgtgtgtgtgtacatgtgtggtgttTGAGGTTATATGTGTGCTACAGcatgtgtaaaggtcagaggataacttgttgggatcagttctcttcttctgccATTGGTTcagaggatcaaactcaagtcctcaggttTGTATAGCATGTCACAGAACTGGTGCAGTCTAGAGATAGAATAAGAAGCATTTAAACTCTTCACAAATTGGTACTTCTTTTGTCGAActcatggtatatgtgtgtgtgtgtgtgtgtgtgtgtgtgtgtgtgtgtgtgtgtgtgtgcatgtgtgtgttaggcACTAGTTGTAAAAGGTCATTAAAGCTATTTTTCTACCTCCTTCTTCAGAGGGCAGCTTCTGTTAAAAGCTCTTCATTGAATTAGGTTTGAGTTTATTAGAAGTTTGTCCAACTTTAACCAATCATAATTTCTTCTTAAACTTTAATAAAGTTGATTCTAGATATGTGcaattagaaaaattttaatacatGATTTTCCAAGTAAGGCAGTGTATTAGAATTTGTAGTCAGGTCATTAGTAAACACAATCATATTTTGTAGTTTTTGAAGCTTTACTAAAGCTACTTTGAAACCCCTCTGAAAAACAGCATATTTGTGGCTATAATTTACTTTTCCAAACCCCAATGCAACAAGCAATAGGAAGAAAACAAGTCACGTAAAACTTCATTGCGCTGCACAGCATTCCTCAAATAGTCAATGGGATGAGCAGCTGAGTCAACCTAGCTGTGTTCTGAAAGATTTTTGCCACAAGATGTAAATGCTTTAACTATTTTCTGGGCAAGAGAATGATACATTCAAGTTAACCAGGACCACTCACACATTTTAGAGTGGAAGCTGTTGAACAATACATTTTGTACATGTGCTACTAAGGTATGAGTGAAGATTCTGAAAGCTTTGAGGGCACCTGGAGATTCAACAAGCAGGTCAGGAACACAGCGTCTGGGAGTACAGAAGAGCACAGATCCTAGGGTGTTTTCTAGCAGATGGTCCAACACTACATAGCAGGAGCAGCACAAGCCGGACTTCCTTacttacttaaaaataaacaaacaaacatgaaattAGATTGCCTCAGAACTACACAAAATCACAGTTGAATTACCACAGCACACATGgccaagaaagacatgaacaggACTACAGCAGGCTACTGCAATTGGCAAGGTGCTGTCTGTATGGCAATATTCATGTTGAATGATTTAGAGATCATTGCACCTGGCAACTTTCAAACCATAGACCACTGACCCAAACAGCCCAAAGGAAACAGTGTTAGCCACTGCATGGGCGATGGTGCCTTTTGACTGACATCTTTAGGCCTGGGTATCACCAGGACCCTGTACCTGGATGGTGTTAGTTATTCTTCACAAGTATCCTCCTTTGACCATAATTTTACAATACCAATGCAGTGTGGAATCTGCAGATTTTATTACTCATTTACCTTAAAATCTTCCCTGGCTCAAAATGGTGGTCAGCCAAACTACTGCCAAATTGGCCACATGCTAAGTTTTGTCTATTTTTGCACATGTAGATAAAAGGTAACTGTGCCAGGAGCAGAACTGGTGCTTTCCAACCAGACTGTGATAGCTTGTCTTTTTATTACACAGAAGTACACAATCAGAAATTTTCATGTATATAGACCAATGTGAGGAAAAACAGAATTTAATGCTTTGGTGTCACACTGAGAGCAGGAAGGAGATGTATATCTGATCAAGGGgctgaaaacaaaagaacaagtaCTCATGTCTAAATCGCACATGTATACCAACCCCTTCCCAGCAAGGCTCAGAAGTGTCTatgaagagtctgaggaaaatgTAAGAGCAGAAGGATGGGAAAGACTCTCTCAGAGAACATAGACAATGTTTAGGACCCATTATTTTTTAGGGAGTAAATTGGAGTGAACAGTTTCTAGAGGAATGAGAATTATTCTGTTTTGAGAATGTGACCACTGATAGATGTGTTCCAGTGGATGACCCCCATACCCATGTATACATGAGAAGCACTAACTGGACTTAGTAGTTTATTAAAGCAAAGAGACATAAAACTGGAAGGGACTTATGTTAAGGGTATGTGGATGGGAAAGTTGGGGGATGCAGGATAGACACGATTATATTCATTGTATACATATAAGAAtttctaaagaataaaaaaatgtgtAAACTGCAGCCTTGTCAATACCTTTGAAGTCACAATGGTACTCATATAACAGGTATTTACCAACAAATATAAGTTGACTTCTGAGTACTTCAGGAGCGTAGGAGCTGGACTCTAAAATGGTGAAATGTTTTGATTATATGTGTACATTGTATGTTATTTGTTcctttatgtatatatgcacagagAAATGATACATATTTTGTCTAAATGCACCTGTAAGAaatctataataataaaaaaattcaagtaTGCAAGGAAGTGATggtattctttattaataatagattTTTTTGGAACATGCAATCATAATTCTAATACTTGATGGGACTTTAGTTTTGAACATTTAATAGCATTCAACATCCTTTGAAATCCCTGTAAATCAATCACTGTCAAATATCATCACGTATACTTTGCTTTATTGTCTAGAACCTCAAAAGGTTAAATACATATTcattataaataataaagagGGGTTTGATAGATATCTTGTTTatcatatatttttatgaaaactTACATATAAGTAATATGTCACAGTAGATATTACAGTTTCCTTAAGTATAAGTCTCGCCTCGATTCAAGTTCAACCTAAAGACATTCCACTAATGTGTTTATTTCAAAATAGATGCATATAACCAGGAATTCTACCTGTTATGATCTGAGTATTACCTCAGATTTCCTATTGGAATTTCCTGTCTTTGGGCCAATTGCTTGTCCACAGCATCACTACCACTATGGACACAAAACGATGTAAGGCAAATGCTCATTGTCAAGAGACTTGTTGAAGGATTAATTAGGAGAGGATAAAGTAATGTCCACGCTGAGTGAGCACTGGCTCTCAACTATTCCTACCACCTCCTGAGCAGACAACCGCATACTGTGTGTATGCATTTTCCAGTGCAATAGATCAGTGATGTAGTTTATAAAATATGGCACCCCATGTTCAAGTGTATAAGAATAACACACACGTACATTTTAATCTCATTTTGGCAAGATCAGTGAGGCACAAACATCATTTTATAGCACTTTCATAGGACTAAAGTTGACTTGCAGACTAAACAATATGGAGGTTGTAACCATCTATAACTGATTCCAacagatccaatgccttcttctagaccagtggttctcaaccttcctgatgctgccatCCTTTAAAAACAGTTCCTAAGGCTGTGGTGACCCAAActgtaaaattacttttgttgctacttcttaactgtaattttcctgTTATAAATCGCAATGcgaatattttattttccagtggtcttaggttACCCCTCAAAAGATTGTTTCATCCCCAAAAAGGtcaccacccacaggttgagaacagctgtTTTAGCTTCTATGGGCAGAGCAAGCATgcggtgcacaaacatacatgcaagtaaagcactcgtacacataaaactagaaaaaaatcttgaaagaaaaccTCAAATAATGATATTTCTTTTAGGAATTTCTAACAATGTATTGTTAGATGTGTCTCACTGTGAGAAGTAAAGTAATATAATCATCAATATCACCTAGAACTTTATTGGTCCAAATTCCAAAAGAAGATAGGAAAACTGTAAAGGTATGTTTAGAAAATCATCCCATAGATCAGAAGTATTTATTCTGTGAACCAAACAGTGCCCGTAAATGGACCTTCACCCAAAAAGCAAAATTAAGATGATGCAAACATCTGAAACAGCATCGCTTTCCTGACTTTAGTCCCAGAATGTCCTTCCAGCTGAAGTGCTCAGCCATACCTTATTCATTACCAAGCTACAACGCTTTTTATTAATATAACTTTTATTATATTGATTTACTAAACAAAAAGTCAGAGGTCTATAGAAAAATATCtgcattttcaattttgtttacAGACAAAATATGTTCAATTTAAGATTTCTCTAAATCAGattgttttttatttgaattaatttctaGAAAAATTTGCTCCCTATAAGCTAGCATGTCTTGTACATCTTTGTAGACAAGCATTTCCTGGATGGACATCAGCTTAAAGTTGCTTAGGCTGAATGGTGAATGGCTCCTTACAGCACTTAACATCCCAAGGGATGCTGTAACTGACTCACTCAGAGAAGGACAGACAGGGAAAATCCGTGCAGTCCACAGGCTCAGGTTCCTCTTACTTCCAGAGAACAGTTTCTCTGTAGCTTTAAGGTTCCAGATGTCTAAACAAGACAAGAAACAGACTCCAAAGAACTGAAGTGCCTTTATATCTTCCAGGGTTTTAACACTGCCTTTCAAGTTGTCCTGCACACTAAACACCATGGTAGAATATTCCAAGAGTCCATTTGTCCTCACACTTAGAGAacacacaaaagaatatgccGGTACAGCAGTGTTTGCTAGGACAGAGCTGCTGACAATGCAGTTTTCCCCAATGGACACCTCAGGCCCCAGTCTAGAATACTCTACAACTGAGCCAGGGGCCACACAGCATCCTGAATCCAGTATACTGTGAATGATACAGGCTGTTTCATTGGAGGATTCAGGGACACTTGGAGAGACACTGAAAGCTATGGACTGTAAGCCTAGCTCTGACCTTAACGTACTATCAGACGTGAAATGAAGCAGATATTCTTGTGTTGTTCCAATGTGATAAAATCTGGAGTTATTAAGAACAACAACATTCAGTGGTGTCCCCTTGAGGAGGTGGAATATTTTCTGCCTCATGTCCAACAACTGGGAGTCTTCTTTAGTGACATGTGATGTGTTCCTGGTATACTCTGCAGTTGCTCCAGGCcccagtgcctgcagaaagtCACCATAGGCATCTATTTCACAGTTCAGTTGGTCTACACTTTTATAGAAATCAAGTAACTTTTTGGCCGATTTGTGGTCCATGTAAAACAGGCTATCTGTGTAGACATACTCAGTGTGCAATGGAAGACACGCGGTGTCACCTCCAGGGAAGTCCTGTTGAGCAAAGCTTCCTTGTCTTTGCACAGCATTAAACTGATGCATGTTTTCAATGGTGGGCTTGTGGAGGAAACGGTGGCATTGTCTGTACTCAAGGTCACCATGTTGTAAGGAACTGGCAGAGTGCAAGACAAATACTCCGTGTGTGGTGCCTACAGCCAGACTGGAAGGATGGGCTAAGGCAGTAAAGCCAGGCTGGTCAAAGGCAATGTACTGACAGTCCCCAACACTGTACAGTTCAATGTCATCTGCACAGGTGACCAAGACTCCAGGCTTCATGTGTGAGGGGAAATCCACGTACATGGCTAGTTTTAACTCCAACATCTGATAGATGGGTTCACCAAGTGGTAAGGCTGTGAAGATCTTTCCTAAAGCACTTGCATTGGGAAGGCGTTGACTGTAGCCACCTATAAAAATtgtaaagtatttaaaaatatgttctttgATAGACTTTCAAAATCTGGTAGCACCAGTTATAATATCTGAAGATATTTAATACTAAGTAGCTAATCAAAATTCAGGGTAGAATAATTAAGTCTAgactttaaaaaatcaaaaaccgTTTCCCTTATAGCAATCTGATGTAATACAATTTTAAAGACCCTAGGTCAGCAAATGAATTGAAGACACCCTGAGCCTGGCTAGCGAGTGTTCAGAATCCATTGTCTAACTTCCAAAGGGCCATCTTTAATACTGCTCTTTCATGTACACTTCTAACAGTATACTCCAAACATGCTTAAGTCATGTATTGAGGGATGTACTGTACAGGAAAGGTGTgagagagcagggagagcagTCTAACAGTTTCAAAGTCTACCTTTCTGTTCCACATCCACTTCACGAGGCACTGTCTCAACATACAAAGCACACTTAAAGAAAGTAAAGGCAAATTTACTTCagtacactttttaaaatttataccaCCTTTTCATTTAAATTGGCTTTTCCCTTCCAAAATTGAACATCATAATGTCCTGATTCCTGAAACATGCTCTCTCAAACACAGTAACTGTCCTAAGTCCTTTTAGTGTGGAGAGACGTGTGTAATGTCTGCTCTAGCTTGCTTCATGCTGGTAGTAGCATGCTTCGGTCACCACCTGTGGATTACTAAAGTCCTGCGGGGCACCAGGAAACAAGGAACACACTTAAAGCACTTTTGTACAAATATATTATACAA carries:
- the Fpgt gene encoding fucose-1-phosphate guanylyltransferase isoform 1 (isoform 1 is encoded by transcript variant 1); translated protein: METLREATLRKLRRFSELRGKPVAAGEFWDVVAITAADEKQELAYKQQLSEKLRRKELPLGVQYHVFPDPAGTKIGNGGSTLCSLQCLESLYGDEWNSFKVLLIHSGGYSQRLPNASALGKIFTALPLGEPIYQMLELKLAMYVDFPSHMKPGVLVTCADDIELYSVGDCQYIAFDQPGFTALAHPSSLAVGTTHGVFVLHSASSLQHGDLEYRQCHRFLHKPTIENMHQFNAVQRQGSFAQQDFPGGDTACLPLHTEYVYTDSLFYMDHKSAKKLLDFYKSVDQLNCEIDAYGDFLQALGPGATAEYTRNTSHVTKEDSQLLDMRQKIFHLLKGTPLNVVVLNNSRFYHIGTTQEYLLHFTSDSTLRSELGLQSIAFSVSPSVPESSNETACIIHSILDSGCCVAPGSVVEYSRLGPEVSIGENCIVSSSVLANTAVPAYSFVCSLSVRTNGLLEYSTMVFSVQDNLKGSVKTLEDIKALQFFGVCFLSCLDIWNLKATEKLFSGSKRNLSLWTARIFPVCPSLSESVTASLGMLSAVRSHSPFSLSNFKLMSIQEMLVYKDVQDMLAYREQIFLEINSNKKQSDLEKS
- the Fpgt gene encoding fucose-1-phosphate guanylyltransferase isoform X1 produces the protein MLELKLAMYVDFPSHMKPGVLVTCADDIELYSVGDCQYIAFDQPGFTALAHPSSLAVGTTHGVFVLHSASSLQHGDLEYRQCHRFLHKPTIENMHQFNAVQRQGSFAQQDFPGGDTACLPLHTEYVYTDSLFYMDHKSAKKLLDFYKSVDQLNCEIDAYGDFLQALGPGATAEYTRNTSHVTKEDSQLLDMRQKIFHLLKGTPLNVVVLNNSRFYHIGTTQEYLLHFTSDSTLRSELGLQSIAFSVSPSVPESSNETACIIHSILDSGCCVAPGSVVEYSRLGPEVSIGENCIVSSSVLANTAVPAYSFVCSLSVRTNGLLEYSTMVFSVQDNLKGSVKTLEDIKALQFFGVCFLSCLDIWNLKATEKLFSGSKRNLSLWTARIFPVCPSLSESVTASLGMLSAVRSHSPFSLSNFKLMSIQEMLVYKDVQDMLAYREQIFLEINSNKKQSDLEKS